The DNA window CACGGCCATCTATGTAGAATACTTGTTATATAGACATCGACAGCCTGCGCGACGGTCTTGGCCGTGAAGCTGACCTACCCGACCACACTTGTTCTGCACGCCCTCTCACGCCGCTACCACTACGGCTTCGACGTCATGGATGCGACCGGCCTCCCCAGCGGCACGGTGTACCCCATACTGCGGCGGCTCGATCGCGAAGGCCTCGTCCGCTCCCGCTGGGAAGCCGAGGCACAGGCACGTCGCGAGCAGCGCCCAACACGCCGGTATTACGAGCTGACCGCTGCCGGAGAACGCATACTCGCCGACGCCCTGAACCGCTACCGCGCTCTGCAGGAGATCGTCCCGCGCACGCTCCCCAGGATCAGACCCGCGCGGCGAGGGGTAACGTCATGAGCGCGCAACCGACGGCAGCGACGCTCCGATTCTGTCTGTT is part of the Luteitalea sp. genome and encodes:
- a CDS encoding PadR family transcriptional regulator, translating into MDATGLPSGTVYPILRRLDREGLVRSRWEAEAQARREQRPTRRYYELTAAGERILADALNRYRALQEIVPRTLPRIRPARRGVTS